The following are encoded in a window of Pseudomonas sp. JQ170C genomic DNA:
- a CDS encoding (2Fe-2S)-binding protein: protein MSEPVRLDQVLEPLRFDQLLLDLYGPQLMPAQRPVLVSQWSKYYFATVWQTLLGDARLPVFAETVVALDARGLPTALNGQGRYCQGLDEVGSQHLEPLVQRLGVLGALQSAVLWGNAGDCLDQLLPLAGCDTGLGRLLTTPGSPLFAAVGLDASGKRRRRTCCLSYKVDWVGHCEHCPLPG, encoded by the coding sequence ATGAGTGAGCCGGTGCGCCTGGATCAGGTACTGGAACCGCTGCGCTTCGATCAACTGCTGCTCGATCTGTATGGCCCGCAATTGATGCCCGCCCAGCGCCCGGTGCTGGTGTCGCAGTGGTCGAAGTACTACTTCGCGACGGTCTGGCAGACGCTGCTTGGCGATGCAAGGCTGCCCGTGTTTGCCGAAACTGTTGTCGCGCTGGATGCCCGTGGGTTGCCGACAGCGCTCAATGGGCAAGGGCGGTACTGCCAAGGGCTGGACGAGGTTGGCAGCCAGCACCTGGAGCCCTTGGTGCAGCGTCTGGGGGTGCTTGGTGCGCTGCAGTCGGCGGTCCTGTGGGGAAATGCCGGCGACTGCCTGGATCAACTGCTGCCCCTGGCCGGGTGCGACACAGGCCTCGGGCGCTTGCTTACCACGCCGGGCAGCCCGCTGTTTGCCGCGGTCGGCCTGGACGCCTCAGGCAAGCGGCGTCGGCGGACCTGCTGCCTGAGCTACAAGGTGGACTGGGTTGGGCACTGTGAGCATTGCCCGCTGCCGGGTTGA
- a CDS encoding ATP-binding protein, whose amino-acid sequence MNSIFLRIYGGMLAALVLVAVLGVLSVHLLNEVRAAQYRERLAHGTFTLMADNLAPLGEVERKRALLIWERLLGIPLELQTFSAAGLEGGQRSQLQRGQVLVEKIGPHAAKVMRQVGTQELLLIGEVQQISEQLARATIYLLADELVRFPVGEQRQRLAELKQNKGFGFELGLRRLEQTDMDEDQRRRVDEGDTVMALGKDGDSIRVFAGMVGTPWVLELGPLYQMNPYPPQLLALIAVLGLCLIGLIVYLLVRQLERRLSDLETAATRIAQGSLETRVANDDADSVGRLAAAFNGMAAHLQRSLSIQRELVRAVSHELRTPVARLRFGLEMIATARDDQAREKYLSGMDGDIQELDKLVDEMLTYARLEQGAPALNFQRVDLDALLDQVIDELSPLRSDVRVVRGPCHVGEQASDGQGAWVEAEPRYLHRALQNLVSNAMRHAESQVSLSYQLGAQRCRIDVEDDGPGIPESVWDRIFTPFTRLDDSRTRASGGHGLGLSIVRRIIYWHKGRASVGRSELLGGARFSLSWPRKQDPA is encoded by the coding sequence ATGAATTCGATCTTCCTGCGCATCTATGGCGGGATGCTCGCCGCGCTGGTGCTGGTGGCGGTGCTCGGCGTGCTCAGCGTGCATCTGCTCAACGAGGTGCGCGCCGCTCAATACCGTGAGCGCCTGGCCCACGGTACCTTCACCCTGATGGCCGATAACCTGGCGCCCCTTGGCGAAGTCGAGCGCAAGCGCGCCCTGCTGATCTGGGAGCGCCTGTTGGGGATTCCGCTGGAGCTGCAGACCTTCAGCGCGGCGGGCCTGGAAGGCGGGCAACGCAGTCAGTTGCAGCGTGGGCAGGTGTTGGTGGAGAAGATCGGGCCGCATGCAGCCAAGGTCATGCGCCAGGTGGGTACCCAGGAGCTGCTGCTGATCGGCGAAGTGCAGCAGATCAGCGAGCAACTGGCGCGAGCCACTATTTACCTGCTGGCCGATGAGCTGGTGCGCTTTCCGGTCGGCGAGCAGCGCCAGCGCCTGGCCGAGCTCAAGCAGAACAAGGGTTTCGGCTTTGAGCTGGGCCTGCGCCGGCTCGAACAGACCGATATGGATGAGGATCAGCGTCGGCGTGTCGATGAAGGCGACACGGTGATGGCCCTGGGCAAGGATGGCGACTCTATCCGGGTGTTCGCCGGTATGGTTGGCACGCCCTGGGTGCTGGAGCTGGGCCCGCTGTACCAGATGAACCCGTACCCGCCGCAGTTGCTGGCGCTGATCGCCGTGCTTGGTTTGTGCCTGATCGGGCTGATTGTCTATTTGCTGGTACGCCAGCTCGAACGGCGTCTGTCCGACCTCGAAACTGCCGCCACCCGCATCGCCCAGGGCAGCCTGGAAACCCGTGTGGCGAATGATGATGCCGACTCGGTAGGGCGCCTGGCCGCGGCGTTCAACGGTATGGCGGCGCATCTGCAGCGTTCGCTGAGCATCCAGCGTGAGTTGGTGCGCGCCGTCTCTCACGAGTTGCGCACGCCGGTGGCGCGGCTGCGCTTCGGTCTTGAAATGATCGCCACCGCGCGCGATGACCAGGCGCGGGAAAAGTACTTGAGCGGCATGGATGGCGATATTCAGGAGCTGGACAAGCTGGTTGACGAGATGCTCACCTACGCGCGCCTCGAACAAGGGGCGCCTGCCCTGAATTTCCAGCGGGTCGATCTCGATGCCCTGCTCGACCAGGTCATCGATGAGCTGTCCCCCCTGCGCAGCGACGTCAGGGTGGTGCGCGGGCCTTGCCACGTGGGGGAGCAGGCGTCGGACGGGCAAGGTGCCTGGGTCGAGGCCGAACCCCGCTACTTGCATCGTGCGCTGCAGAATCTGGTCAGCAATGCCATGCGCCATGCCGAGTCCCAGGTCAGCCTCAGTTATCAGTTGGGGGCGCAGCGTTGTCGCATTGACGTCGAAGACGATGGCCCGGGTATTCCGGAAAGTGTCTGGGATCGTATCTTCACGCCTTTTACCCGCCTGGATGACAGCCGCACCCGCGCCTCGGGCGGGCACGGCCTGGGCTTGTCGATCGTGCGCCGGATCATCTACTGGCATAAGGGACGGGCATCGGTGGGGCGCAGCGAGTTGCTGGGCGGTGCGCGTTTCAGCCTGAGCTGGCCGCGCAAGCAGGACCCGGCATGA
- a CDS encoding response regulator transcription factor encodes MEQQRSRVLIVEDDQRLADLTREYLQANGFDVDVEGDGAKAAARIIASQPDLVILDLMLPGEDGLSICRKVRQHYPGPILMLTARSDDLDQVQGLDLGADDYVCKPVRPRLLLARITALLRRSEVPADSEPPQVLQFGPLRVDNILREAWLQDDGIELTSAEFDLLWLLVSNAGRTLSREEIFTSLRGVGYDGQDRSIDVRISRIRPKIGDDPEHPRMIKTIRSKGYLFVREAAEAMGQVR; translated from the coding sequence GTGGAGCAGCAGCGCAGTCGGGTATTGATCGTCGAGGATGACCAGCGTTTGGCCGATCTGACCCGTGAGTACCTGCAGGCCAACGGTTTCGACGTCGATGTCGAAGGTGACGGGGCGAAGGCGGCCGCGCGGATCATCGCCAGCCAGCCGGACCTGGTGATCCTCGACCTGATGCTGCCGGGCGAGGACGGCCTGAGCATCTGCCGCAAGGTCCGTCAGCATTACCCCGGGCCCATCCTTATGCTCACGGCGCGCAGCGATGACCTGGACCAGGTCCAGGGCCTGGACCTGGGAGCCGATGACTACGTGTGCAAGCCGGTGCGCCCGCGCCTGTTGCTGGCGCGGATCACTGCCTTGCTGCGGCGCAGTGAGGTGCCGGCCGACAGCGAGCCACCGCAGGTGCTGCAGTTCGGACCGCTGCGGGTGGACAACATCCTGCGCGAGGCCTGGTTGCAGGATGACGGGATCGAGCTGACCAGCGCGGAATTCGACCTGCTCTGGCTGCTGGTCAGCAATGCCGGGCGCACCTTGTCCCGGGAAGAAATTTTCACTTCCCTGCGTGGCGTGGGCTATGACGGCCAGGACCGCTCCATCGATGTGCGTATTTCCAGGATTCGCCCGAAAATAGGCGATGACCCGGAGCACCCCCGGATGATCAAGACCATTCGCAGCAAGGGTTACCTGTTCGTGCGCGAGGCGGCCGAGGCTATGGGCCAGGTGCGATGA